In the Xiamenia xianingshaonis genome, one interval contains:
- a CDS encoding epoxyqueuosine reductase QueH translates to MKLLLHACCGPCSLEPVRVLREEGVEPAILFANSNIHPREEYDHRLATLREWAATEGVSVAEGRYDVRDWDKTAGAIGSAALAKALMRVARKEVAGATGAAGPAEAGREAAGAAGPAEGTAAATKAEAAAETEREAAALATLDPRLRAALAVDPDARAARCRACYRLRFEEAARYAVEHGFDAIGTTLSVSPYQYTDVIEEELDRAAARHGLDSVFRDFRPYYDEATRRSREAGMYRQNFCGCRLSDTEAQAERQLRKAMRAAERAAHAAERQAQEAKRAEKRAERQAYQDKQQRKHAILKAMRKQMKDQVKEENREDERL, encoded by the coding sequence ATGAAACTGTTACTGCATGCCTGCTGCGGCCCCTGCTCGCTCGAACCGGTGCGCGTGTTGCGCGAGGAAGGCGTCGAACCGGCCATTTTGTTTGCCAACTCTAACATTCACCCGCGCGAGGAGTACGACCACCGGCTTGCCACGCTGCGCGAATGGGCCGCCACAGAAGGCGTGTCCGTCGCAGAAGGGCGCTACGACGTCCGCGACTGGGACAAGACCGCCGGGGCCATTGGAAGCGCCGCGCTCGCAAAAGCCCTGATGAGGGTGGCAAGGAAAGAGGTGGCGGGAGCGACGGGGGCGGCAGGCCCGGCCGAGGCAGGACGCGAGGCGGCAGGAGCGGCAGGCCCGGCCGAGGGGACAGCAGCGGCGACGAAAGCCGAAGCGGCGGCCGAGACAGAACGCGAGGCGGCCGCGCTCGCCACGCTCGACCCCCGGCTTCGGGCAGCGCTCGCCGTCGACCCCGACGCACGCGCCGCCCGCTGCCGCGCCTGCTATCGGCTGCGCTTCGAAGAAGCCGCGCGCTACGCCGTCGAACACGGCTTCGACGCCATCGGCACCACGCTTTCGGTCAGCCCCTACCAATACACCGACGTCATCGAAGAAGAGCTGGACCGCGCCGCCGCCCGCCACGGGCTCGACAGCGTCTTTCGCGACTTCCGCCCTTATTACGACGAAGCCACCAGGCGCAGCCGCGAGGCCGGCATGTACCGCCAGAACTTCTGCGGCTGCCGGCTCTCCGACACAGAAGCCCAGGCCGAGCGGCAGCTGCGCAAGGCGATGCGAGCCGCCGAACGGGCCGCGCACGCCGCCGAACGCCAGGCGCAAGAGGCAAAACGCGCCGAAAAGCGCGCCGAGCGCCAAGCGTACCAAGACAAGCAGCAGCGCAAGCACGCCATCCTGAAAGCCATGCGCAAGCAAATGAAAGACCAGGTGAAAGAAGAAAACCGTGAAGACGAGCGACTTTGA
- the queA gene encoding tRNA preQ1(34) S-adenosylmethionine ribosyltransferase-isomerase QueA, translating into MKTSDFDYDLPAELIAQEPASVRDGCRLLVMDRATGALQDRIFRDIVDYVRPGDVFVANETRVLPARLLGAKRGTEGAAEVFLLREAAGPEPRTNRVAFWEALVRPGKRLKPGSGAVVDFRDAAGAVALSAEVVDWAPHGQKGERIVRLSTTLPSLDEALHAVGHTPLPPYIHDYAGDEELYQTVYSRRESSAAAPTAGLHFTPQLIDRIQEAGAVWETVELEVGLDTFRVVDEDDPTEHAMHTEYYTVPERTVAAVRRAKESGGRVIAVGTTSVRSLESAWDPTADNGAGALVACDRAATSLYLLPGSAFHVVDALVTNFHVPRSTLMMLVSAFSTRENVMNAYAHAIAERYRMLSFGDAMFICSSGNGRAPF; encoded by the coding sequence GTGAAGACGAGCGACTTTGATTACGACCTGCCCGCCGAACTGATCGCCCAAGAGCCGGCTTCGGTGCGCGACGGCTGCCGGCTGCTGGTGATGGACCGCGCGACCGGTGCCCTGCAAGACCGCATCTTCCGCGACATCGTCGACTACGTGCGCCCCGGGGACGTGTTCGTCGCCAACGAGACCCGCGTGCTGCCGGCCCGCCTGCTCGGCGCCAAGCGCGGAACCGAAGGCGCCGCCGAGGTGTTTCTGCTGCGCGAAGCCGCCGGCCCGGAGCCGCGCACGAACCGCGTGGCGTTTTGGGAAGCGCTCGTGCGGCCGGGCAAGCGGCTGAAACCGGGCTCTGGGGCCGTCGTCGACTTCCGCGATGCCGCTGGCGCCGTCGCGCTCAGCGCCGAGGTGGTCGACTGGGCGCCCCACGGCCAGAAAGGCGAGCGCATCGTACGGCTTTCCACGACGCTCCCCTCGCTTGACGAGGCCTTGCACGCGGTGGGCCACACGCCGCTGCCGCCCTACATCCACGACTACGCCGGCGACGAAGAGCTGTACCAAACCGTGTACAGTCGCCGCGAATCGTCCGCCGCCGCCCCCACCGCCGGCCTGCACTTCACGCCCCAGCTCATCGACCGCATACAAGAAGCGGGCGCCGTCTGGGAGACGGTCGAGCTGGAGGTGGGGCTTGACACGTTCCGCGTCGTGGACGAAGACGACCCGACCGAGCACGCCATGCACACCGAGTACTACACGGTTCCCGAGCGCACCGTGGCCGCCGTCCGCCGCGCCAAGGAATCCGGCGGACGCGTCATCGCCGTGGGCACCACCAGCGTGCGCAGCTTGGAAAGCGCCTGGGACCCGACCGCCGACAACGGCGCCGGAGCGCTCGTCGCCTGCGATCGGGCCGCCACGTCGCTCTACCTGTTGCCCGGAAGCGCCTTCCACGTGGTCGACGCGCTGGTCACGAACTTCCACGTGCCCCGCTCCACGCTCATGATGCTCGTCAGCGCGTTCTCTACCAGGGAAAACGTCATGAACGCCTACGCCCACGCCATTGCCGAGCGCTACCGCATGCTCTCGTTCGGCGACGCCATGTTCATCTGCTCCTCTGGGAACGGTCGGGCGCCCTTCTAA
- the secD gene encoding protein translocase subunit SecD encodes MADSQLEQAAKNARRQRASQNAAGSKDRRPRVSNKDRRNVWLLVLTTLLVVVSVVLFTPPSQKINQGLDIQGGLSVVLTAKSTDGQPVTTEDMEKSRAIIESRVNALGASEAVVQIQGNDQILVQIPGLSDTEEALATIGKTGKLEFARLDSFTDETVRSQIESGNFGSEGVITDEFGNAFPSGETQRLDVEPGTYTPIVTGDEIQNVTIGRPSETATDFAVNITLNSEGAAAFAEATKELAPTHGQIVIILDNQVESAPAVQSEIPNGQVQITGNYTQDEAKALQTVLESGSLPINFEYAQSQVVGPTLGQDALTSGVIVAIIGLLLVMLYLLVFYKGLGMIVAGAMLVFAVLYLGILAFLSSFGLFSLSLAGIAGIVLTIGMAADSSILTLERFREEIRMGRSVRAASITGVRHAILTSIDADLVSMVSGLTLFFLAAASVKGFGLTLTLGILCDIIMMVLFKAPLIRLLAPKVIARHPKFWGIDDSIAAAQGYKELAEAEGVSIAEAEIAQQIDGGAESSKLAHERDGADGAGETKKAASAIKGRFIKRDINFMGYRKIMLTAAAVVVALSFVVMGFRGLNFGIEFVGGTSIAFHGTGDITVEQMRDAFNNADEPDAVIQTTTTNGQEGFLVRTTTTSPKEAAAHANTVADELGLSTDSFEVTTIGPDWGSSVIRSSAIAFFVSIILIIIYIAIRFEYKMGVMAIVALFHDLILVMGIYALVGREVNPNTIAALLTILGYSLYDTVVVFHRINDNMQGENIRCTFMTMANHSVNQVLLRTINTTLTSFVPVAAMLFFGSETLKDFAFAMTIGLLAGSYSSIAIATPLYAMWKTKEPRYARLQKKYGDEVGVFEFDHAGSPEIAQVPLARLEAETAKTAEPAEGSAATAVVAAPPSTPKSGLPTKSDGTYDSPRHKAQNASKKPKGPDRIKRPLK; translated from the coding sequence ATGGCTGATTCTCAGTTGGAGCAGGCTGCGAAAAACGCGCGTCGCCAGCGCGCCTCGCAAAACGCCGCAGGCTCGAAGGACCGCCGTCCCCGCGTGAGCAACAAGGATCGGCGAAACGTGTGGCTGCTCGTTCTGACGACGCTGCTCGTGGTCGTGTCGGTCGTCCTGTTCACGCCGCCTTCGCAAAAGATCAACCAAGGCCTGGACATCCAGGGCGGCCTGTCGGTCGTGTTGACGGCGAAAAGCACCGACGGGCAGCCGGTCACCACTGAAGACATGGAGAAGAGCCGCGCCATCATCGAAAGCCGCGTGAACGCGCTCGGCGCGTCGGAAGCCGTCGTGCAGATACAGGGAAACGACCAGATTCTGGTTCAGATCCCCGGTCTGTCCGACACCGAAGAGGCGCTCGCCACCATCGGCAAGACGGGCAAGCTGGAATTCGCGCGGCTTGACTCGTTCACCGACGAGACGGTCCGCAGCCAGATCGAGTCCGGCAACTTCGGCAGCGAAGGCGTGATCACCGACGAGTTCGGCAACGCCTTCCCCTCGGGCGAGACGCAGCGCCTTGACGTGGAACCCGGCACGTACACGCCCATTGTGACCGGCGACGAGATCCAGAACGTGACCATCGGGCGCCCGTCTGAAACGGCGACCGACTTCGCCGTCAACATCACGCTCAACAGCGAGGGCGCGGCCGCGTTTGCCGAGGCCACGAAGGAGCTGGCGCCGACGCACGGCCAGATCGTCATCATCTTGGACAACCAGGTGGAGTCGGCCCCGGCCGTCCAGAGCGAAATCCCCAACGGGCAGGTGCAGATCACCGGCAACTACACGCAAGACGAGGCGAAGGCGCTGCAGACGGTGCTCGAATCGGGATCGCTGCCCATCAACTTCGAATACGCGCAGTCCCAGGTGGTCGGCCCGACGCTCGGCCAGGATGCGCTGACCTCTGGCGTCATCGTTGCCATCATCGGCCTGCTGCTCGTCATGCTCTACCTGCTCGTGTTCTACAAGGGCCTCGGCATGATCGTCGCGGGCGCCATGCTGGTGTTCGCGGTGCTCTACCTGGGCATCCTGGCGTTTCTGTCGTCGTTCGGCCTGTTCAGCCTGTCGCTTGCGGGCATCGCCGGCATCGTGCTGACCATCGGCATGGCGGCGGACTCGTCCATCCTGACGCTTGAGCGCTTCCGCGAAGAGATCCGCATGGGCCGCAGCGTGCGCGCCGCGTCCATCACCGGCGTGCGCCACGCCATCCTCACGTCCATCGACGCCGACCTGGTTTCCATGGTGTCCGGCCTGACGCTGTTCTTCTTGGCGGCCGCGTCGGTCAAGGGCTTCGGCCTGACGCTGACGCTCGGCATTCTGTGCGACATCATCATGATGGTGCTGTTCAAGGCGCCCCTCATTCGCCTGCTTGCGCCGAAGGTCATTGCCCGTCATCCGAAGTTCTGGGGCATCGACGACTCCATCGCGGCTGCCCAGGGCTACAAGGAACTGGCCGAAGCCGAAGGCGTGAGCATCGCCGAGGCTGAAATCGCCCAGCAGATAGACGGCGGCGCCGAAAGCTCCAAGCTCGCGCACGAGCGTGACGGCGCCGATGGTGCTGGCGAGACCAAGAAGGCCGCCAGCGCCATCAAGGGCCGCTTCATCAAGCGTGACATCAACTTCATGGGCTACCGCAAGATCATGCTCACGGCGGCGGCCGTCGTCGTGGCGCTCAGTTTCGTCGTCATGGGCTTCCGCGGCCTGAACTTCGGCATCGAGTTCGTCGGCGGCACGTCCATCGCCTTCCATGGCACCGGCGACATCACCGTCGAGCAGATGCGCGACGCCTTCAACAACGCCGACGAGCCCGACGCCGTCATCCAGACCACGACGACCAACGGCCAAGAAGGCTTCCTCGTGCGCACCACCACCACGAGCCCCAAAGAAGCCGCCGCGCACGCCAACACGGTCGCGGACGAGCTGGGCCTGTCCACCGACAGCTTCGAAGTCACCACGATCGGTCCGGACTGGGGCTCGAGCGTCATCCGTTCGTCGGCCATCGCGTTCTTCGTGTCCATCATCCTGATCATCATCTACATCGCCATCCGTTTCGAATACAAGATGGGCGTCATGGCGATCGTGGCGCTGTTCCACGACCTCATATTGGTCATGGGCATCTATGCCCTGGTCGGGCGCGAGGTGAACCCGAACACGATCGCCGCGTTGCTGACGATTCTGGGCTATTCGCTCTACGACACGGTGGTCGTGTTCCACCGCATCAACGACAACATGCAGGGCGAGAACATCCGCTGCACGTTCATGACCATGGCGAACCACTCGGTCAACCAGGTGCTTTTGCGCACCATCAACACGACGCTCACCTCGTTCGTGCCGGTGGCGGCGATGCTGTTCTTCGGCAGCGAAACCCTGAAGGACTTCGCGTTCGCCATGACGATCGGCCTGTTGGCGGGCTCGTATTCGTCCATCGCCATCGCCACGCCGCTCTACGCGATGTGGAAGACGAAGGAGCCCCGCTACGCGCGTTTGCAGAAGAAGTACGGCGACGAGGTCGGCGTGTTCGAGTTCGACCACGCCGGCTCGCCTGAGATCGCGCAGGTGCCGCTGGCCCGCTTGGAAGCTGAGACGGCGAAGACCGCCGAGCCGGCTGAGGGCAGTGCTGCGACGGCGGTCGTGGCCGCGCCGCCTTCGACGCCGAAGTCGGGCCTGCCGACGAAGTCTGACGGAACGTACGACTCGCCGCGGCACAAGGCGCAAAACGCCAGCAAGAAGCCGAAGGGCCCCGACCGCATCAAGCGCCCGCTCAAATAG
- a CDS encoding energy-coupling factor transporter transmembrane component T family protein, protein MPDLSACIGRYWPGTSPVHRMDPRAKLLLSLAVMAVAFVAQDFFALAVCAAFVAGFFALSGIPLRSAVRSIAPLAFIVVITALLNVLFVREGTPLLEWGVLRVTDAGVRNAAFIACRLTLLLLAMSLLTLTTPTLDITDAFERLLAPASRLGVPAHELSMMMGIALRFLPQFMTELQTIRRAQISRGATFSKGRLNMLAALLVPLFTSAFRHAETLSLAMDARCYHGGVGRTRLRPLRFSRLDRNGTLVVAAMLACVVGANVAPL, encoded by the coding sequence GTGCCTGATCTTTCCGCCTGCATCGGGCGCTACTGGCCCGGCACGAGCCCCGTCCACCGCATGGACCCGCGGGCCAAGCTGCTGCTGTCGCTTGCGGTGATGGCCGTGGCCTTCGTCGCGCAGGACTTCTTCGCGCTGGCCGTGTGCGCCGCCTTCGTCGCCGGCTTCTTCGCGCTCTCGGGCATCCCGCTGCGCTCGGCCGTGCGCTCCATCGCGCCGCTCGCGTTCATCGTCGTCATAACGGCCCTGCTCAACGTGCTGTTCGTCCGCGAGGGCACCCCGCTTCTCGAATGGGGCGTTTTGCGCGTCACCGACGCCGGGGTTCGCAACGCCGCGTTCATCGCCTGCCGCCTGACCCTGCTGCTGCTTGCAATGAGCCTGCTCACGCTCACCACGCCCACGCTCGACATCACCGACGCCTTCGAACGCCTGCTCGCCCCTGCGTCCCGCCTCGGCGTGCCGGCGCACGAGCTGTCGATGATGATGGGCATTGCGCTGCGCTTCCTGCCGCAGTTCATGACCGAGCTGCAAACCATCCGCCGCGCCCAGATCAGCCGCGGCGCCACGTTTTCCAAGGGCCGTTTGAACATGCTCGCAGCGCTGCTCGTTCCCCTGTTCACGAGCGCCTTTCGCCATGCCGAGACGCTGTCTTTGGCCATGGACGCCCGCTGCTACCACGGCGGCGTCGGCCGCACCCGGCTGCGGCCGCTTCGCTTCTCGCGCCTTGACCGCAACGGGACGCTCGTCGTGGCCGCCATGCTCGCCTGCGTCGTCGGCGCGAACGTCGCGCCCCTGTAG
- a CDS encoding polyphosphate--AMP phosphotransferase has product MLESVDFSLEPLDKASYKEQHDALMDRLVVLQQQARSAGVGLVVLFEGWNGAGKGSRISDLMYRLDARSTSVHVTENLDVKALQDFPGSLYGVTGMHPSMEEFWRSLGERGTMTFYDRGWYTAAMQHMLYSVFGEIALQKRSRGKSEKAVSLAMEKAREERHIDTLHRYLTSAADFEAQLVDDGYVVVKFFVHVTHEAQRDRLKRLYNDPRTRWRVDKDKLLRSSNYSETYRLYDNLLEGSDFSYAPWHLINGEDKRRANLQIASTLVKAIEDALAKGPDEAAAQAAAKAQANSAGALAAAPLFGRTPEEEAAIVAEAEAAAREAASKAPRASRFPLIDDYPRLDEIRHDLALEPEEYRRELKKQQKRLFNLEMEMYQKRIPLILMYEGWDAAGKGGNIKRVAQALDARAYTIFPSPAPTKPELMHPFLWRYWTRLPKAGHVGIYDRSWYGRVLVERVEGFASSSEWARAYDEINEFEQELVRWGAILLKFWVNISPEEQLARFRAREQDPSKQWKMTDEDWRNRDKFPQYKAAVEDMFRLTSTPFAPWIVLESDDKRYARIKALQIINDALDVRLHEN; this is encoded by the coding sequence ATGCTCGAATCCGTTGACTTTTCCCTTGAGCCTCTGGACAAGGCTTCGTACAAAGAACAGCACGACGCTCTTATGGACAGGCTCGTCGTGCTGCAACAGCAGGCACGCAGCGCCGGCGTGGGACTCGTGGTGCTGTTCGAGGGCTGGAACGGCGCCGGCAAGGGCAGCCGCATCTCGGACCTGATGTACCGCCTCGACGCGCGTTCCACCAGCGTGCACGTGACCGAAAACCTCGACGTGAAGGCGCTGCAGGACTTCCCGGGCTCGCTGTACGGCGTCACCGGCATGCATCCGTCCATGGAGGAGTTTTGGCGGTCGCTCGGCGAGCGCGGCACCATGACGTTTTACGACCGCGGCTGGTACACCGCCGCCATGCAGCACATGCTGTATTCGGTGTTTGGCGAGATCGCGCTGCAGAAGCGCAGCAGGGGCAAGTCGGAGAAGGCCGTCTCGCTCGCCATGGAGAAGGCCCGCGAAGAGCGCCACATCGACACGCTGCACCGCTATCTGACCAGCGCGGCCGACTTTGAGGCGCAGCTGGTCGACGACGGCTACGTGGTCGTGAAGTTTTTTGTGCACGTGACCCACGAAGCCCAGCGCGACCGCTTGAAGCGCCTGTACAACGACCCGCGGACCCGCTGGCGCGTAGACAAGGACAAGCTGCTGCGCTCATCGAACTACTCGGAGACCTATCGGCTCTACGACAACCTGCTGGAAGGCAGCGATTTTTCCTACGCGCCATGGCACCTGATCAACGGCGAGGACAAGCGTCGCGCGAACCTGCAGATCGCATCCACCCTGGTGAAGGCCATTGAAGACGCGCTGGCGAAGGGTCCCGACGAGGCCGCCGCCCAGGCCGCCGCGAAGGCCCAGGCAAATTCCGCCGGCGCCTTGGCCGCAGCGCCGCTGTTCGGCCGCACGCCGGAAGAGGAAGCCGCCATCGTTGCCGAGGCCGAGGCAGCCGCCCGCGAAGCCGCGTCCAAGGCCCCCCGCGCCTCGCGCTTCCCGCTGATCGACGACTACCCGCGCCTCGACGAGATTCGCCACGACTTGGCGCTTGAGCCCGAAGAGTACCGCCGCGAGCTGAAAAAGCAGCAAAAGCGCCTGTTCAACCTGGAAATGGAGATGTACCAGAAGCGCATTCCGCTCATTTTGATGTACGAGGGCTGGGATGCGGCCGGCAAGGGCGGCAACATCAAGCGCGTCGCCCAGGCGCTCGACGCCCGCGCCTACACCATCTTCCCGTCGCCTGCGCCGACGAAGCCCGAACTGATGCACCCCTTCCTGTGGCGCTACTGGACGCGCCTGCCCAAGGCCGGGCACGTGGGCATCTACGATCGCAGCTGGTACGGGCGCGTGCTGGTCGAGCGCGTCGAGGGCTTCGCCAGCTCGTCGGAGTGGGCCCGCGCTTACGACGAGATCAACGAATTCGAGCAAGAGCTGGTGCGATGGGGCGCCATCCTGCTGAAGTTCTGGGTGAACATCAGCCCCGAAGAGCAGCTGGCCCGCTTCCGCGCCCGCGAACAGGACCCGTCGAAGCAGTGGAAGATGACCGACGAGGACTGGCGCAACCGCGACAAGTTTCCGCAGTACAAGGCGGCGGTCGAGGACATGTTCCGGCTGACGTCCACGCCGTTCGCGCCGTGGATCGTGCTCGAAAGCGACGACAAGCGCTACGCCCGCATCAAAGCCTTACAGATCATCAACGATGCCTTGGATGTGCGCTTGCACGAGAACTAA
- a CDS encoding DUF1292 domain-containing protein encodes MRQGSAPNFCPPVEEGITLELEDERGERVLLEFLGLIIHHDRRYGFFYPLDEGAHAGDSGEVVLLEVTELDDDGQPSAFELVQDEGIAAEVYADFRQATKDLYDFE; translated from the coding sequence ATGCGCCAAGGATCTGCGCCGAACTTCTGCCCGCCGGTCGAGGAAGGCATCACGCTCGAGCTGGAAGACGAGCGCGGCGAGCGCGTGTTGCTGGAATTCCTCGGGCTGATCATCCATCACGACCGCCGCTACGGCTTCTTCTATCCGCTTGACGAAGGCGCCCACGCCGGTGATTCGGGCGAGGTCGTGCTGCTGGAAGTGACCGAGCTCGACGACGACGGCCAGCCGTCCGCTTTCGAACTCGTGCAAGACGAGGGCATCGCCGCCGAGGTGTACGCGGACTTCCGTCAGGCCACGAAGGACCTCTACGACTTCGAATAG
- a CDS encoding HAD family hydrolase, with the protein MTTNTESSTETVSKPAGGPTPDANASAPAPATRSYRAVCFDLDGTLLPLDLDVFLQRYFSALGKVAVRSGADPSAFKAGMDAGVRAMAMHDDGCPNDQAFWRHFFAEVDPGSCDWNAVFAAFYEGPFGEIGADVVPDPAAARAVETLRKKGYPLALTTMPMFPIEGVKWRLTWAGVDVDAFVRITAYDNSTATKPHAIYYAENLAALGVDGKDVLMVGNNTVEDLSFMQLGADAFLVTDYMLNPSGMDVNEVRHGTLAEFADWVETLPICENPAVDVRRGLIAREESEAVLVENERAALQDGGARR; encoded by the coding sequence GTGACTACGAATACAGAATCAAGTACCGAAACAGTATCCAAACCAGCAGGCGGGCCGACCCCGGATGCGAACGCCTCTGCGCCGGCGCCGGCGACGCGCTCCTACCGCGCCGTTTGCTTCGATCTGGACGGCACGCTTCTGCCGCTCGATTTGGATGTGTTTTTGCAGCGCTACTTTTCGGCGCTGGGGAAGGTGGCCGTCCGCTCCGGGGCGGACCCTTCCGCGTTCAAGGCCGGCATGGACGCCGGCGTTCGCGCGATGGCGATGCATGACGACGGCTGCCCCAACGACCAGGCGTTTTGGCGTCATTTCTTCGCGGAGGTCGACCCGGGCTCGTGCGATTGGAATGCGGTGTTCGCGGCGTTCTACGAGGGCCCCTTCGGCGAGATCGGCGCCGACGTGGTGCCTGATCCGGCGGCGGCGCGGGCTGTCGAGACGCTGCGGAAAAAGGGCTATCCGCTTGCGCTCACGACGATGCCGATGTTTCCGATAGAAGGCGTGAAATGGCGTCTGACCTGGGCCGGCGTCGATGTGGACGCGTTTGTGCGCATCACGGCGTACGACAATTCGACGGCCACGAAGCCCCATGCGATCTACTACGCCGAAAACCTGGCGGCGCTGGGAGTCGACGGCAAAGACGTGCTGATGGTGGGCAACAACACGGTCGAGGACCTGTCGTTCATGCAGCTCGGCGCCGACGCGTTCCTCGTCACCGATTATATGCTCAACCCGTCCGGCATGGACGTGAATGAGGTGCGCCACGGGACGCTCGCCGAATTCGCCGACTGGGTCGAGACGCTTCCGATCTGCGAAAACCCTGCCGTTGACGTGCGGCGCGGCCTGATTGCGCGCGAAGAGTCGGAAGCGGTGCTCGTCGAAAACGAGCGCGCCGCGCTGCAGGACGGAGGCGCTCGCCGATGA
- the tgt gene encoding tRNA guanosine(34) transglycosylase Tgt, which produces MTCFHCTCDATSGNARALSYQTAHGCFRTPMFMPVGTSATVKGVTTDQLHAIGSQVVLSNTYHLSLRPGADLVAEAGGIHAFMNYDGPMLTDSGGFQVFSLADTVKLDSEGLTFRSIYDGSYVRWTPEENMRIQELIGADIAMQLDQCTPYPAERSFVAAAVDLSAAWARRCLAAHARPDQTLFGIVQGGMELDLRLHSVDMLRRIEEESVAAGGRRFGGFGIGGYSVGESHDVMFETLGTVARALPEDRPRYLMGVGNPTTLVRAVREGVDMFDCVLPTRTARMGTAFSSTGRMNLRNAKYARDFTPLDPACCCSTCRNYTRAYLRHLVKQNEMLGAMLLSVHNLHFLIDLMARAREAVLAGAYEEFYRDWMASPAAKDY; this is translated from the coding sequence ATGACCTGCTTCCACTGCACCTGCGACGCGACCAGCGGCAACGCCCGCGCCCTTTCCTACCAGACGGCGCACGGCTGCTTCCGCACGCCCATGTTCATGCCGGTGGGCACGAGCGCCACGGTGAAAGGCGTCACGACGGACCAGCTGCACGCCATTGGGTCGCAGGTAGTGTTATCAAACACCTATCATTTGAGCCTGCGCCCCGGCGCCGATCTGGTGGCCGAGGCCGGCGGCATCCACGCGTTCATGAACTACGACGGCCCCATGCTGACCGATTCCGGTGGATTCCAGGTGTTTTCCCTGGCAGACACTGTGAAGCTCGACTCGGAGGGGCTTACGTTCCGCTCCATTTACGACGGGTCGTACGTGCGGTGGACGCCGGAAGAGAACATGCGCATCCAAGAGCTCATCGGGGCCGACATCGCGATGCAGCTGGACCAATGCACGCCGTATCCGGCCGAGCGGTCGTTCGTGGCGGCGGCAGTGGACCTGTCTGCCGCGTGGGCCCGGCGCTGCCTTGCGGCCCATGCGCGCCCCGACCAGACGCTGTTCGGCATCGTGCAGGGCGGCATGGAGCTTGACCTGCGGCTTCATTCCGTCGACATGCTGCGGCGCATCGAAGAGGAGAGCGTGGCGGCGGGAGGCCGGCGCTTCGGCGGCTTCGGCATCGGCGGCTATTCGGTGGGCGAGAGCCACGACGTCATGTTCGAGACGCTTGGCACGGTGGCCCGCGCGCTGCCCGAGGACCGTCCGCGCTACCTCATGGGCGTTGGAAACCCCACCACGCTCGTGCGGGCGGTGCGCGAAGGCGTCGACATGTTCGACTGCGTGCTGCCCACACGCACGGCCCGCATGGGCACTGCGTTCAGCTCTACGGGCCGCATGAACCTGCGCAACGCGAAGTACGCGCGGGACTTCACGCCCCTCGACCCGGCGTGTTGCTGCTCGACGTGCCGAAACTACACCCGCGCCTATTTGCGCCATCTGGTGAAGCAGAACGAGATGCTTGGGGCTATGCTGCTGTCGGTTCACAACCTGCACTTCCTCATCGACTTGATGGCCCGCGCCCGCGAGGCGGTGCTGGCCGGCGCCTACGAAGAGTTCTACCGGGACTGGATGGCCTCGCCGGCGGCGAAGGACTACTAA